A single Thermoleophilia bacterium DNA region contains:
- a CDS encoding type II toxin-antitoxin system prevent-host-death family antitoxin — protein sequence MSETVGVAELRQNLSVYLRRVGKGERLVVTDRNRPVAELGPAPSTGPELDRLIAEGKVSPPTRWRLPDPIEMTGDPDSLSKALDEVRGER from the coding sequence ATGAGCGAAACAGTTGGCGTTGCGGAGCTTCGGCAAAACTTGAGCGTCTATCTGAGGCGAGTGGGAAAAGGTGAGCGACTCGTGGTGACGGACCGGAACCGGCCGGTGGCCGAGCTGGGACCTGCCCCGTCTACGGGGCCCGAACTCGACCGACTGATTGCCGAAGGAAAAGTTTCGCCACCAACCCGGTGGCGTCTTCCAGACCCGATCGAAATGACCGGAGACCCGGATTCGCTGAGTAAAGCGCTCGACGAGGTGCGCGGCGAGCGCTGA